In a single window of the Chondrocystis sp. NIES-4102 genome:
- a CDS encoding polysaccharide biosynthesis family protein, whose amino-acid sequence MFKEFKKLLNKVKQNNFIKNSFAIFQSLILRIVVQILYFILLARTFGVEKYGYYTGIVAFVSIFIPFASWGSGEILIQKVARDRDLFQEYWGTTILKTLFFSSIFTSIILIVYSLYPVPNISIYSVFFVALGNLIFLKLNDATRDAFIAVGKLDYTAKTIVLVSISRVIVAILFVFLFEEHSVLSWCILYAIATLASAVMSTYLVVQQVSYPKFNFRHIKQDLKLGFSYAISVSAQNVYNDLDKVMLTKMSTSAANGIYTTAYQVLTVAFTPIQSLALAAFRKFFQQGASGIKGSLQLCKKILPLSVGYSLLAVLGLIICAPLLPIILGSEYQESVRALLWLSPTIVIKTIHFFAADALTGANYQSTRGTAQVLVAVINGVLNYWLIPIYGLYGAIWATLASEFLLMIFLWSFIYIYYKKSA is encoded by the coding sequence ATGTTCAAAGAATTTAAGAAACTACTTAATAAGGTCAAGCAAAACAATTTTATTAAAAACTCTTTTGCGATTTTCCAATCATTAATCTTAAGAATTGTAGTACAAATATTATACTTTATTCTTCTAGCCCGTACCTTTGGAGTAGAAAAATATGGTTATTACACTGGTATAGTGGCTTTTGTTTCCATTTTTATTCCCTTTGCCAGTTGGGGAAGTGGTGAAATATTAATTCAGAAAGTAGCACGCGATCGCGATTTATTTCAAGAATACTGGGGAACTACTATTCTCAAAACTTTATTTTTTAGTTCAATTTTTACGAGCATAATTTTAATAGTTTATAGTCTTTATCCCGTTCCCAACATTTCCATCTACTCAGTATTTTTTGTCGCCCTAGGTAATCTAATTTTCCTCAAACTTAATGATGCTACCAGAGATGCTTTTATCGCTGTGGGTAAACTAGATTATACGGCAAAGACTATTGTTTTAGTTTCCATCAGTCGAGTTATCGTAGCGATATTATTTGTTTTCTTATTTGAAGAACATAGCGTTTTAAGCTGGTGTATATTATACGCGATCGCAACTTTGGCTTCAGCAGTAATGTCTACATATTTAGTAGTCCAACAAGTTAGTTATCCTAAGTTTAATTTTCGGCATATTAAACAGGATTTAAAACTTGGTTTTTCCTACGCTATTAGTGTTTCTGCTCAAAATGTCTACAATGATTTGGATAAAGTTATGCTGACTAAAATGTCCACTTCAGCAGCTAACGGTATTTATACAACAGCCTATCAGGTATTAACAGTAGCTTTTACACCAATACAATCTTTAGCCTTAGCAGCATTTAGAAAGTTTTTTCAACAGGGGGCTTCAGGAATTAAAGGCAGTTTACAACTATGCAAAAAAATCTTACCTTTATCTGTAGGATATTCCTTATTAGCAGTATTAGGTTTAATTATTTGCGCCCCTTTATTACCGATAATCTTAGGTTCAGAATATCAGGAATCTGTTCGGGCGTTATTGTGGCTTTCTCCAACTATTGTTATTAAAACAATTCATTTCTTTGCAGCCGATGCCCTTACAGGAGCTAATTATCAAAGTACTAGAGGTACTGCTCAAGTATTAGTAGCGGTAATTAATGGGGTATTAAATTATTGGTTAATTCCTATTTATGGTCTTTATGGTGCTATTTGGGCAACTTTAGCTTCTGAATTCTTATTAATGATTTTTCTTTGGAGTTTTATATATATATATTATAAAAAATCTGCTTAA
- a CDS encoding endo-1,4-beta-xylanase encodes MTNKKITNTRRSFLLGLTGFCGANLIHNAQSSAVKANTLESYINSVIQNTQKGTGLTLRQIAASKGITYGGYTQRSSTELPNDLSFQKTFAREYSLVVGGFFGVTVGPFDSNYRYDFRQTDVFYNMATQNNLTFRGHPLIWTEFNSPWLVEKFKSSSTSRAEIDKIFINHITTLAKRHAGKVHSWDVVNEAINVDDGRPDGLKDTTISGVRGEKYNFPTWLNFLGPEYIERAFRIAAEADPKAILTYNDNGIEYSNPYGSSWEEKRRVALLKLLENLKAKGTPIHALGIQSHLQGHRNKDFDENKFRKFLSDVASLGLKIIISELDVMDHELPQDITTRDRMVADSYYQYLSVVLDERAVTTVVNWGLSDRYTWLSSFAPRADGAKVRPLLLDENYQRKPAWKAVAKALSEAPTR; translated from the coding sequence ATGACTAATAAAAAAATTACTAATACTAGACGTTCATTCCTATTAGGATTAACGGGATTTTGTGGCGCAAATTTAATACATAATGCTCAATCTTCTGCTGTAAAAGCCAATACATTAGAATCCTATATCAATAGTGTAATTCAAAATACACAAAAAGGCACAGGCTTAACTTTACGCCAAATAGCTGCTTCTAAAGGCATAACTTATGGTGGATATACCCAAAGATCTTCGACAGAATTACCCAATGATTTATCTTTTCAAAAAACCTTTGCCAGGGAATACAGTTTAGTAGTTGGTGGTTTTTTTGGAGTGACTGTCGGCCCGTTTGATAGTAATTATAGATACGATTTCCGACAAACCGATGTGTTCTATAATATGGCAACGCAAAATAACTTAACTTTTCGCGGTCATCCTTTAATCTGGACTGAATTTAATTCACCCTGGCTAGTTGAAAAATTTAAATCTTCTAGTACATCGCGGGCTGAAATTGACAAAATCTTTATTAACCATATTACGACCTTAGCTAAACGTCATGCAGGCAAAGTTCATTCTTGGGATGTAGTTAATGAAGCAATTAATGTAGATGATGGTAGACCTGATGGGTTAAAAGATACCACTATAAGTGGTGTAAGGGGAGAAAAATATAATTTCCCAACCTGGCTTAATTTTCTTGGCCCAGAATACATCGAAAGAGCGTTTAGAATTGCAGCAGAGGCTGATCCCAAGGCAATTTTAACCTATAACGATAATGGAATCGAGTATAGCAATCCCTATGGCAGTAGCTGGGAAGAAAAACGTCGTGTAGCTCTTTTAAAACTGCTAGAAAACTTAAAAGCAAAAGGCACGCCTATCCATGCTTTAGGAATTCAAAGCCATTTACAAGGTCATCGCAACAAAGACTTCGATGAAAATAAATTTCGCAAATTTTTAAGTGATGTAGCAAGTTTGGGGTTAAAAATTATTATCTCCGAATTAGACGTAATGGATCATGAATTACCACAAGACATTACTACTCGCGATCGCATGGTGGCGGATAGCTACTATCAATACCTATCAGTAGTTTTAGATGAGCGTGCGGTTACTACTGTTGTTAACTGGGGGTTAAGCGATCGCTATACCTGGTTAAGTAGTTTTGCCCCCAGAGCCGATGGTGCTAAAGTTCGTCCCCTTCTACTAGATGAAAATTACCAACGTAAGCCAGCCTGGAAAGCAGTAGCTAAAGCTTTAAGCGAAGCCCCTACAAGATAA
- a CDS encoding PHP domain protein yields MVVTHSLKPKAQDTRYLKSVWQTIDFTSCPNVYNFHMHSTASDGKLKPLNLAQQAISIGLEGFALTDHHSVAGYQKVEQYFDQLSLEKTTKKLPYLWTGVEITSQLLEVEVHILGYGFDPQHSAIKTYLQGSKPQGKEASAKRVIDSIHRAGGLVVLAHPERYRRSASQLIPAAADLGIDGVETYYAYNNPEIWTPSPAQTQKVLKLATKYNLYSTCGTDSHGLNLLQRL; encoded by the coding sequence ATGGTTGTCACACATTCACTAAAACCAAAAGCACAAGACACTAGATATTTAAAAAGTGTTTGGCAAACTATTGATTTTACTAGTTGCCCAAATGTGTATAACTTCCATATGCACAGTACAGCTTCTGATGGTAAGTTAAAGCCTTTAAACTTGGCGCAGCAAGCGATCTCCATCGGACTTGAGGGTTTCGCCCTAACGGATCATCATTCTGTTGCAGGGTATCAAAAAGTTGAACAATATTTTGATCAATTAAGTCTGGAGAAGACAACAAAAAAACTACCCTATTTATGGACAGGGGTAGAAATTACTTCGCAGCTATTGGAAGTTGAGGTACATATATTAGGTTATGGGTTCGATCCTCAACATTCAGCTATAAAAACATATTTGCAAGGATCTAAACCTCAAGGAAAAGAAGCATCAGCCAAACGGGTAATTGATAGTATTCATCGCGCTGGTGGTTTAGTAGTTTTGGCACATCCTGAACGTTATCGTCGCTCTGCAAGCCAGTTAATACCTGCTGCTGCTGATTTAGGAATTGATGGAGTCGAAACCTATTATGCTTATAATAATCCTGAAATTTGGACTCCTAGCCCTGCTCAAACCCAAAAGGTTCTAAAATTAGCCACTAAATATAATCTTTATAGTACTTGTGGCACTGACAGTCACGGGTTAAACTTACTACAACGCTTATAG
- a CDS encoding auxin efflux carrier, translating to MTSLLPAVLPVGLIILIGFIVGRTLSLERSTLSQLTLYVLSPALVVDSLYRSQLSVLNSFKLLLGFAVISCIIYSLSWIVSKFFGWDGVLTRAITAVVLFPNTGNMGLPVATFALGSAGLERAIVYLLGSSVLMFCFGPAIIQGKGIKSGLKLTLRLPLFWAIILGLSLRVLGITLPWGLDKGIRQLGAAAIPVDLVLLGMQLAATRFQFGIKELLTATARLAIAPIIAYLVGNCLRLETLDLQVLMLQSAMPTAVSSLVLVSEFGGDKNLVARAIVTSTLMSFITLPVWLSFLTLLH from the coding sequence ATGACAAGCTTACTACCTGCTGTTTTACCAGTGGGTTTAATTATTCTAATTGGCTTTATTGTCGGACGGACGTTATCCTTAGAGCGTTCTACATTGTCTCAATTAACCTTATATGTTCTCTCGCCAGCTTTGGTAGTTGATAGTTTATATCGCAGTCAGTTATCTGTTTTAAACTCCTTTAAATTATTGTTAGGTTTTGCTGTAATTTCCTGCATAATATATAGCTTGAGTTGGATTGTTAGTAAATTTTTTGGTTGGGATGGCGTTTTAACTAGAGCAATTACTGCGGTGGTGTTATTTCCCAATACGGGTAATATGGGTTTACCTGTAGCAACTTTTGCCTTGGGATCAGCAGGTTTAGAGCGCGCGATCGTCTATCTTTTAGGATCAAGTGTACTGATGTTTTGTTTCGGCCCAGCAATTATTCAGGGTAAAGGTATAAAATCAGGTCTAAAGCTAACATTACGCTTACCTTTATTTTGGGCAATTATCCTAGGCTTAAGTTTGCGTGTGTTGGGGATCACCCTACCTTGGGGTTTAGACAAAGGCATTAGGCAACTAGGGGCAGCAGCTATCCCTGTAGATTTAGTTTTATTAGGAATGCAGCTTGCAGCGACTCGTTTTCAATTCGGTATTAAAGAACTTCTTACTGCTACGGCGCGTTTAGCTATTGCACCGATAATTGCTTATCTAGTTGGCAACTGTTTACGGTTAGAAACTTTAGATCTACAGGTATTAATGTTACAAAGTGCTATGCCCACGGCGGTTAGTTCTCTAGTACTGGTAAGTGAATTTGGTGGAGATAAAAATTTAGTAGCAAGAGCGATCGTTACTTCAACTTTAATGAGTTTTATTACCCTGCCTGTATGGCTATCATTTTTAACTTTACTACATTGA
- the phnL gene encoding phosphonate C-P lyase system protein PhnL, translating to MTKLKEKLWQLSPTTFSYRAKQRVNIARALAVDYPILLLDEPTSANNYINRQVVVELLAEKK from the coding sequence ATGACAAAATTAAAAGAGAAGTTATGGCAATTGTCCCCCACTACCTTTTCATATAGAGCAAAACAAAGAGTAAATATTGCTCGTGCTTTAGCTGTTGATTATCCTATTCTTTTGTTAGATGAACCTACATCAGCTAATAATTATATTAATCGTCAAGTTGTAGTTGAGTTATTAGCAGAAAAGAAATAA
- a CDS encoding ABC transporter-related protein, whose product MILVTHDLGIVRLLAPQLLVMQNGFIVESGLTDKVLDDTQQLVNSVLVN is encoded by the coding sequence GTGATTTTAGTTACTCATGATCTTGGTATTGTAAGATTATTAGCCCCTCAATTATTAGTAATGCAAAATGGCTTTATTGTAGAGTCTGGTTTAACCGATAAAGTATTAGACGATACTCAACAGTTAGTTAATTCTGTGTTAGTTAATTAG
- the phnK gene encoding phosphonate C-P lyase system protein PhnK, whose protein sequence is MEQRLQFTIVLLTKSGLIFLDELTGGLDISVQAKLLYLLPT, encoded by the coding sequence ATGGAACAGCGTTTACAATTTACTATAGTTTTGCTTACTAAATCTGGTTTAATTTTTCTGGACGAACTTACAGGAGGTTTAGATATTTCTGTACAAGCAAAACTATTATATTTATTACCTACTTGA
- a CDS encoding MATE efflux family protein, which produces MRETIDLGRFWRLAAVNVISNLMVPLASLVDIAFLGHLAEIHYLAGVAIATVLFNYLYWTFGFLRMATTGLTAQAQGRGEREQVIIILLRNIAIASLIGTIIIILQHPIREIGFTILQAEPDVIEAGRAYYNALIYGAPATLVNFVLFGWFLGKEQAKEVLIISLVNKGANIILDYLFIVRWDLSSGGAGLATAISQVITMIVGLFLVSRQLPWHTWGQYKTSLFKLSALKAIFTLNRDILIRTLALVSTFAIFTNLSATLGTKILAANTLLLEVVTLAAYFIDGIAFATESVAGNLQGQGKEKQLIPLLKIAGGTSLLAGLSFATIFCLFPQALFNLLTNHSAVIMQVSNNVWWLFPILGFGSLAYMLDGYFLGLTAGKILRQSTLIAATVGFAPMAIAAWYWQANHLLWLALALFMATRSVTLGLKTLD; this is translated from the coding sequence TTGAGAGAAACAATAGATCTAGGTCGTTTTTGGCGGTTGGCAGCAGTCAACGTTATCTCCAATTTAATGGTGCCATTAGCAAGTTTAGTAGATATAGCCTTTTTGGGGCATCTTGCAGAAATTCATTACCTAGCTGGAGTAGCGATCGCCACGGTTTTATTTAATTATCTCTATTGGACTTTTGGTTTTTTACGGATGGCAACTACAGGTTTAACCGCTCAAGCACAAGGAAGAGGGGAAAGAGAGCAAGTTATAATAATTCTGCTGCGTAATATAGCGATCGCTTCTTTGATTGGCACGATAATTATAATTTTACAGCACCCAATTCGGGAAATAGGTTTTACTATACTTCAGGCAGAACCAGATGTAATTGAGGCTGGAAGAGCTTATTACAACGCCTTAATTTATGGCGCACCTGCAACGCTGGTTAATTTCGTTTTGTTTGGTTGGTTTTTAGGCAAAGAACAAGCAAAAGAAGTTCTTATCATCTCACTGGTCAATAAAGGTGCAAACATTATATTAGATTACTTGTTTATCGTCCGTTGGGATTTATCCAGTGGTGGTGCAGGTTTGGCAACCGCCATTAGTCAGGTAATCACCATGATAGTAGGATTATTTCTAGTAAGTCGGCAACTCCCTTGGCACACATGGGGACAATACAAAACCAGTTTATTCAAACTATCAGCTTTAAAAGCTATATTTACCCTCAATCGTGATATTCTAATCCGTACTCTAGCTCTTGTCTCCACCTTTGCCATCTTTACTAATCTCAGTGCTACTTTGGGAACTAAAATTTTAGCTGCCAATACCCTATTACTAGAAGTAGTTACCCTAGCTGCCTACTTTATCGATGGTATTGCTTTTGCAACCGAGAGTGTTGCAGGAAACCTACAAGGACAAGGAAAGGAAAAACAGTTAATACCTTTACTTAAAATAGCAGGTGGTACTAGCTTGTTGGCTGGCTTAAGTTTTGCTACTATCTTCTGCTTATTTCCCCAAGCACTATTCAATTTATTAACCAATCACTCAGCAGTAATTATGCAAGTAAGTAATAATGTCTGGTGGTTATTTCCTATTTTAGGATTTGGATCATTAGCCTATATGTTAGATGGGTATTTCCTAGGTTTAACCGCAGGTAAAATTCTACGTCAATCCACTTTAATAGCTGCTACAGTTGGTTTTGCGCCGATGGCGATCGCTGCTTGGTATTGGCAAGCTAATCATCTTCTTTGGCTAGCACTGGCTTTATTTATGGCAACCAGAAGCGTTACTTTAGGATTGAAAACCTTGGATTAA
- a CDS encoding aminoglycoside phosphotransferase, translating into MADKSPSLREVAGQFSINSTIIDIQPYGNGNINNTFLVQLDNQPSFILQSLNTTVFSQPELVMNNICILLDYIKQKLSNSQDDRPWLMPQVLLTPQQQHHYLGEDGSFWRAMSFIPNSQSFDTIKNIQHGQEIGYALGKFHYLINDLPIEKLADTLVGFHITPGYLKHYQQVVANSNCNSSPEVNYCHKFISDRPDLPYILETAKETGTLPQRIIHGDPKINNIMLDCQTQQAVAMIDLDTVKPGLIHYDLGDCLRSGCNLLSEETENWEQVTFEPELAQAIMQGYLAVSQDFLTVNDYQYIYPAIRLLAFELGLRFFTDYLAGNIYFKVAHPEHNLARALVQFKLTASIEQQSRLIKQIIQDLT; encoded by the coding sequence ATGGCAGACAAGTCGCCGAGTTTGCGAGAGGTTGCTGGGCAATTTTCAATAAATAGTACGATTATTGATATTCAACCTTATGGTAATGGCAATATTAATAATACTTTCTTGGTTCAACTGGATAACCAACCATCATTTATTTTGCAATCTTTAAATACAACGGTATTTTCTCAACCTGAATTGGTGATGAATAATATTTGTATTCTTTTAGATTATATTAAGCAAAAGTTATCTAATTCACAAGACGATCGCCCTTGGTTAATGCCTCAAGTGTTATTAACTCCTCAGCAACAGCACCATTATCTGGGGGAGGATGGATCTTTTTGGCGGGCTATGAGTTTTATTCCCAATTCTCAATCTTTTGACACTATTAAAAATATCCAACATGGACAGGAAATAGGTTACGCCCTGGGTAAATTTCATTATTTAATTAATGATCTGCCTATTGAAAAACTAGCTGATACTTTAGTAGGGTTTCATATCACCCCAGGTTATTTAAAGCATTATCAACAAGTGGTTGCCAATAGTAACTGCAACTCATCCCCTGAAGTTAATTACTGTCATAAGTTTATCAGCGATCGCCCTGATTTACCTTATATTTTAGAAACTGCTAAAGAAACAGGAACACTACCGCAAAGAATTATCCACGGTGATCCTAAAATTAATAATATTATGCTCGATTGCCAAACACAACAGGCGGTGGCAATGATAGACTTAGATACGGTAAAACCTGGTTTAATTCATTATGATTTAGGTGATTGTTTGCGATCGGGTTGTAATCTTTTGTCTGAGGAAACCGAAAATTGGGAACAAGTTACTTTTGAACCTGAACTTGCTCAAGCTATCATGCAAGGTTATTTAGCCGTCTCTCAAGATTTTTTAACAGTTAATGATTATCAATATATCTACCCTGCTATTCGTCTGTTAGCTTTTGAATTGGGTTTGCGATTTTTTACTGATTATTTAGCAGGTAATATTTATTTTAAAGTTGCTCATCCTGAACATAATTTAGCCAGAGCTTTGGTTCAATTTAAATTAACTGCAAGTATTGAACAGCAATCAAGATTAATTAAGCAGATAATTCAAGATTTAACATGA
- a CDS encoding WD-40 repeat protein, with translation MDVSTRVNGVLSPGAVLAGGEYLIKQPLGQGGFGITYKGVDTRLNRPVAVKEFFPEGCWREGATVVSAGRWNSDTYSNAKQKFLVEGQTLGQFNHPGIVQVFYYFEENNTAYMVMEYLKGITLAELLKQRQGKLSEKNALMYICKVAEALEVLHQAQYLHRDIKPDNIMLANDGRVVLIDFGAARDFASDSTTRYTTMLTPGYAPLEQYGRALKYGAFTDIYALGSTLYHVLTGFAPVSAIERAAGVALPKVKEIAPQISLHVSEAISKAMIMDVDKRIHSVREFLTLLHLDITQLPTSIEQTKFYYAVKDPWNAFTPPEINSKPKSPNNNTNQWF, from the coding sequence ATGGATGTATCTACCAGGGTTAATGGGGTACTAAGTCCTGGTGCTGTTTTAGCAGGTGGTGAATATCTGATTAAGCAACCCCTAGGACAAGGAGGTTTTGGCATTACCTACAAGGGCGTAGACACAAGGTTAAATCGTCCCGTAGCTGTAAAAGAATTTTTTCCCGAAGGTTGTTGGCGAGAGGGTGCAACTGTAGTCTCAGCAGGAAGATGGAATTCTGATACTTATAGTAATGCCAAGCAAAAGTTTTTAGTGGAAGGTCAAACTTTAGGACAGTTTAATCATCCTGGTATTGTACAAGTGTTTTACTACTTTGAAGAAAACAATACCGCTTATATGGTGATGGAATATCTAAAGGGAATAACCCTAGCAGAATTGCTCAAACAGCGTCAGGGTAAGTTGAGTGAAAAAAATGCCTTGATGTATATTTGTAAGGTGGCAGAAGCTTTAGAAGTTTTACACCAAGCCCAATACTTACATCGAGATATCAAGCCAGATAACATTATGCTAGCCAATGATGGCAGAGTAGTTTTAATTGATTTTGGTGCAGCTAGAGACTTTGCCAGTGATAGTACCACGCGCTACACTACTATGTTAACCCCAGGATATGCCCCTTTAGAGCAATATGGACGTGCTTTAAAGTATGGAGCTTTTACAGATATTTATGCCTTGGGTTCAACTTTATATCATGTGTTAACGGGGTTTGCCCCTGTCTCCGCAATTGAAAGAGCAGCAGGAGTGGCATTACCAAAAGTTAAAGAAATTGCGCCCCAGATTAGTCTTCATGTGAGTGAGGCAATATCCAAAGCGATGATTATGGACGTAGATAAGCGCATCCATTCAGTAAGGGAATTTTTAACTTTATTGCATTTAGATATTACTCAATTGCCAACTTCCATTGAGCAAACTAAATTTTATTATGCAGTTAAAGATCCTTGGAATGCCTTCACTCCACCAGAGATAAATTCTAAACCCAAATCGCCAAATAATAATACAAATCAATGGTTTTAA